A region of Salvelinus namaycush isolate Seneca chromosome 9, SaNama_1.0, whole genome shotgun sequence DNA encodes the following proteins:
- the LOC120054175 gene encoding vesicle transport protein GOT1B, with amino-acid sequence MISLTDSQKIGMGLTGFGVFFLFFGMILFFDKALLAIGNILFVAGLSFVIGLERTFKFFFQRHKFKATSFFLGGVLVVLIGWPIIGVVLEIYGFFLLFRGFFPVAVGFIRRVPVLGSILNLPGISGFVDKVGESNNMV; translated from the exons ATGATTTCTCTAACGGATTCACAGA AAATCGGGATGGGGTTGACAGGCTTTGGcgtgttcttcctcttctttggGATGATCCTGTTTTTTGACAAGGCTCTTCTTGCCATtggaaat atattGTTTGTAGCAGGCCTATCCTTTGTCATCGGCTTGGAGCGTACCTTCAAATTCTTCTTCCAGAGACACAAATTTAAAGCCACGAGTTTCTTCCTGGGGGGTGTGCTGGTGGTTCTGATTGGCTGGCCTATCATTGGAGTGGTGCTGGAGATCTATGGCTTCTTCCTCTTATTCCG GGGCTTCTTCCCAGTGGCAGTAGGCTTCATCAGGAGGGTGCCTGTCCTCGGGTCCATACTGAACCTCCCAGGGATTAGTGGA TTTGTGGACAAAGTCGGCGAGAGCAACAATATGGTATAA
- the LOC120053320 gene encoding L-lactate dehydrogenase B-A chain, whose translation MASILQKLITPLFSGTPEPARNKVTVVGVGQVGMACAVSILLRELADELALVDVMEDKLKGEMMDLQHGSLFLKTPKIVASKDYSVTANSRIVVVTAGVRQQEGESRLNLVQRNVNIFKHIIPQIIKHSPKCIIIVVSNPVDVLTYVTWKLSGLPKHRVIGSGTNLDSARFRYLMADKLGIHATSFNGWILGEHGDTSVPVWSGTNVAGVNLQTLNPDIGTDADQENWKETHKQVVDSAYEVIKLKGYTNWAIGLSVADLTESLIRNMNRIHPVSTMVKGMYGIDDEVYLSLPCVLNAGGVASVINMTLTDDEIGQIKQSADTLWDIQKDLTDV comes from the exons ATGGCCTCTATCCTTCAGAAGCTCATCACTCCCCTGTTCAGTGGGACCCCTGAGCCCGCCAGGAACAAGGTGACCGTGGTGGGGGTCGGCCAGGTGGGCATGGCCTGTGCTGTCAGTATCCTGCTCAGG gAGCTGGCTGATGAGCTGGCCTTGGTGGATGTGATGGAGGACAAGTTGAAGGGAGAAATGATGGATCTGCAGCATGGCAGCCTCTTCCTCAAAACGCCCAAGATAGTCGCCAGCAAAG ACTACTCTGTGACGGCGAACTCTCGTATCGTCGTGGTAACAGCGGGCGTTCGTcagcaggagggagagagcaggttGAACCTGGTTCAGAGGAACGTCAACATCTTCAAACACATCATCCCTCAGATCATAAAACACTCCCCCAAGTGCATCATCATCGTGGTCTCCAACCCAG TTGATGTGCTGACCTACGTGACCTGGAAGTTGAGCGGCCTTCCCAAGCACCGTGTCATCGGCAGCGGCACCAACCTGGACTCTGCCCGTTTCCGTTACCTGATGGCCGACAAACTGGGCATCCATGCTACCAGCTTTAACGGATGGATCCTGGGAGAACACGGAGACACcagtg tcccTGTGTGGAGCGGCACTAACGTAGCAGGCGTTAACCTGCAGACACTGAACCCTGACATCGGTACTGATGCTGACCAGGAGAACTGGAAGGAGACTCACAAACAGGTGGTTGACAG TGCCTATGAGGTGATCAAGTTGAAGGGCTATACTAACTGGGCCATTGGCCTGAGTGTAGCTGACCTCACTGAGAGCCTCATCAGGAACATGAACAGGATCCACCCTGTCTCCACCATGGTGAAG GGCATGTACGGGATCGATGACGAGGTGTACTTGAGCCTGCCGTGCGTGCTGAATGCTGGGGGCGTGGCCAGCGTGATCAACATGACCCTGACGGACGACGAGATCGGCCAAATAAAACAGAGCGCTGACACACTGTGGGACATCCAGAAGGACCTGACTGATGTGTAG